One window of the Ureibacillus sp. FSL W7-1570 genome contains the following:
- a CDS encoding DUF1801 domain-containing protein produces the protein MAKYEQKMRETDMDVNEFIEAVESPKKREDAHKLLKIFEDTTGYKGKMWGPSIIGFGSYHYKYASGHEGDAPLVGFSPRKSKISLYFTLDEQEREKLLENFGKHTKGKACVYINKLEDIDIGVLKKLILHSIEYIQKTYPQR, from the coding sequence ATGGCAAAATACGAACAAAAAATGAGAGAAACGGACATGGACGTCAATGAATTCATCGAAGCCGTCGAAAGTCCAAAAAAACGTGAAGATGCCCATAAGCTATTAAAGATTTTTGAAGACACGACAGGATATAAAGGGAAGATGTGGGGGCCGAGCATAATCGGATTCGGTTCTTACCATTACAAGTATGCAAGCGGACATGAAGGCGATGCGCCATTAGTAGGATTTTCTCCCAGAAAGTCAAAAATCAGTTTATATTTCACGCTGGATGAACAGGAAAGGGAGAAGTTGCTTGAAAATTTTGGGAAACATACAAAAGGGAAAGCATGTGTTTATATTAATAAATTGGAGGATATAGATATAGGGGTACTAAAGAAACTTATACTTCATTCCATTGAATATATTCAAAAAACTTATCCCCAAAGATAA
- the ltrA gene encoding group II intron reverse transcriptase/maturase, whose amino-acid sequence MLLNQILSRENMLQALKRVEQNKGSHGVDMMPVQNLRQHIVENWLSIKEAILKGTYEPMPVRRVEIPKPDGGVRLLGIPTVTDRLIQQAIAQVLSKVYDPTFSENSYGFRPNRSAHDAVRKAKEYIRDGYRWVVDMDLEKFFDKVNHDRLMGTLAKRIQDKPLLKLIRKYLQSGVMINGVVSSTLEGTPQGGPLSPLLSNIVLDELDKELERRGHKFVRYADDCNIYVKSKRAGLRTMASIQRFIEGKLRLKVNEKKSAVDRPWKRKFLGFSFTYHKEPKVRIAKESLKRMKNKVREITSRKMPYPMEYRIQKLNQYLMGWCGYFALADTKSIFLELDKWIRRRLRMCLWKNWKKPKTKTRNLIQLGVPQWQAYEWGNTRKSYWRISNSPILHRTLGNSYWRNQGLESLEARYENLRQ is encoded by the coding sequence ATGCTTTTGAATCAAATCCTGTCACGGGAGAACATGCTTCAAGCACTAAAACGTGTAGAACAGAATAAAGGAAGCCACGGAGTAGATATGATGCCCGTACAAAACCTACGACAGCACATAGTCGAAAACTGGCTATCTATTAAGGAGGCAATTCTCAAGGGAACTTATGAACCAATGCCAGTCCGCAGAGTCGAAATCCCGAAACCTGACGGCGGTGTTCGTTTACTAGGAATCCCTACCGTAACAGACCGTTTGATTCAACAAGCAATCGCCCAAGTACTTTCAAAAGTGTATGACCCTACATTCTCTGAAAACAGCTACGGATTTAGACCAAACCGAAGTGCTCATGATGCGGTGAGGAAAGCGAAAGAATATATAAGAGATGGATATCGATGGGTTGTAGATATGGACTTGGAGAAATTCTTTGATAAGGTCAACCATGACAGATTAATGGGTACACTCGCGAAGAGAATCCAAGATAAACCATTACTGAAATTGATTCGTAAGTATTTACAATCGGGAGTCATGATTAATGGTGTGGTGTCAAGCACATTAGAAGGAACTCCACAAGGAGGACCATTAAGTCCGCTACTATCTAACATTGTACTAGATGAACTAGATAAAGAATTGGAAAGAAGAGGACACAAATTCGTTCGATATGCGGATGACTGTAACATTTACGTGAAAAGTAAACGAGCAGGACTTCGCACAATGGCAAGCATTCAACGATTCATTGAAGGAAAACTACGACTGAAAGTAAATGAAAAGAAATCAGCGGTCGACCGTCCATGGAAACGTAAGTTTCTAGGATTTAGCTTTACCTATCATAAAGAGCCAAAGGTTCGTATCGCAAAAGAAAGCCTTAAACGAATGAAGAATAAAGTTCGTGAAATCACATCACGCAAGATGCCCTACCCGATGGAATACCGCATTCAGAAACTGAATCAATATCTAATGGGATGGTGTGGATATTTTGCGTTAGCAGACACCAAATCTATATTCCTTGAATTAGATAAATGGATTCGTAGAAGACTTCGAATGTGTCTATGGAAGAACTGGAAGAAACCGAAAACAAAGACACGCAACCTTATTCAGCTTGGCGTACCACAATGGCAAGCGTATGAATGGGGAAATACTCGGAAGAGTTATTGGCGTATTTCAAATAGTCCAATATTACACAGAACCCTTGGTAACTCCTATTGGAGAAACCAAGGGTTGGAAAGTCTTGAAGCTCGTTATGAAAACTTGCGTCAATGA